The Thermovenabulum gondwanense genomic interval CTAACTTTTTTATTAATTCCTTGTAAACCTTTTCCGTTTCCCCTTTTTTCCTTTCCATAGCCCTTTTTTTCGATATTATTCGTTCAAGGTTATCTAAAATGATTGCTTTTTTCCATGCAAACCTGGCAGAATTTATCAATGTAGAAATATCTTTTTTTAAAAGTCTTTTAATATTATTAATAAGTTTAAGCATTTGTTTTTTTGGAGGTTCTAAAACTATCATTTCAAAATCATAACCATTTTTCTTCAATATCTCCCGCTGGATTTCACAATAGTAACCAAAGCGGCAGGGGCCAATACCTCCTGCCATAACTATTGTATCGGCTCCTCTTTCAAAAGCTTCTATAAAATTGCCAAGATTAATTTTTAGGGGTAAGCAAGCATATTCAGGAGCAAGTTTAGTTCCAATTTCAAGAGTTCGTTTGCTGCAATATGGAGGGGTTATTACCTCATTTCCTATTCCTTCAAAAAAGGTTTTTAGAGGTATATATAAATTCCCCATATGCGGAAAGGTAAGTTTCATTTTTAATTTTATCTCCTTTCTAAAATATCTATAAAAGCTTCCAAACGAGTATCGAATCCTGCCTGTCCGGAATGTTCATCCAAATTCAATTGAAGAAAGGGTATTTCATAATTATCTTCTATTTTTATTTTCAATAAATCCCCTATAATAGAATCGGGGCCACATCCAAAAGAAGCCACATAAATAATACCATCCACTTCTTTACTATAAATTTTCGAAAAGGCGCTTCCCACTATATTTTTTTCTAAGGTCCAAAAAAGTTTTTTATTTAAATAAGAAGTACCCTTTAATATCTCTTTCTCATCAATGACATCCGGTGTAAGAACTTTTACCCGGTAATCGTTTAATTTTTTGATTAAATTCATGCTGACATATTCGTCATAAATATTATAGGGATGTCCCAAAAGCAATACGTTGTATTTATATCCACCTTCAGGATTTTCAATAGTTGACATGTAGGGTATAATCTGTTTTTTCTTTATAAGTTTTATATGAGATTTGAAATTATGCAAGGCTAATAAGAAAGCTTTTATAACATCCTTTTTTGGTTTTCCCAGTTTTTGTCCTATACCGTAGAAATGTTTATATAGGCTCATGTTACTTTTATATAAGTCTATTTCGTCATCTATAATCGGAATATCTATTTCAATTGAATTGTATACCATATCGGGAAGCCCCATAAATTTTGGACAAATATATTCCCTTTTATTTGTGCTAATTATTCGAGGAATATATATATAATCACATTTTCCTTTTAAATCAATTACATGACCGTGAAACACCTTAACAGGAAGGCATGCATCATCCACACAGTTTTTTAAACCATCCTCCATTATTTTTTTGTTGGTCTTTGAAGATATTACAACCTCGCAACCTAAATTTTCGAAAAAGGATTTCCATAAAGGAAAATACAAATAGTAAAATAATCCTCTGGGGATTCCTATCACCATTGAGATAACACCTCTTAATTAGTCTTACCATATTATTCCATATTTATTCTTTCATCTATTCATTAATAATATGATTAGCATTCGGGCTAACCCGTATTTAATTAATAAAACAGGGACAGGTTTATTATATTTTGCAGAAGGGTCCAAAATTTTAATAACATCAATGTCCTTACGATCCATAAAAATAAGTCCCAATACAATGAAAATAACTGGAATAACCCAGTTTAAATTATAGAAGGAATTATATAATACAATTTCACTAAAAATACCACCGGCGGATACCTTCATTATCTTCATATTCAAAGTGGTGAATAATAAAAATTCAAATATTACCCCCGCAAAGGTTAATAATAAAATAATGTACCAGTAATTAAAATTTATAAATAATACGGTTAATATTAGTCCTATTAAATCTACAAACATAGGAATTCCTCACTTCTGTTTAGGGTTGAATAAAATAGACATTAAATAACCGAAAAATATTGCTGCACTTATTCCCGCAGCGGCAGAAGAAAATCCTCCGGTAAAAATTCCCAAAATCCCGTAGGTATTAACGTGTTCAATTACACCTTTTGTAAGGGTATGACCAAAACCCGGAAGAGGGATAGATGCTCCTGCTCCGGCAAAATCAACAAGTTGTTGATAAATTCCCAATCCGCTTAATATTGCTCCCAAGGAAACAAATAAAACAAGAACATGAGCAGGAGTTAAACCGGTAAGATCCATTAAAAGCTGTCCTATTACACAAATTAGTCCACCCACGATAAAGGCTTTTAAGTACTCCATTTCTAATCCCCTTTTCACAGATTTTCAATAGCAACGGCATGAGCTATACAGGGTATTGATTCTCCCTGTTGAGTGCTCGTAGTACTCATCAATGCCCCCGTTGCCACAAGTAAAACCTTATTAAACCTTCCCTTTTTCATTTCTTTATATATATATCCGCAAAAAACAGTCGCTGCACATCCACATCCGCTTCCTCCTGCGTGGACATCCTGATTCGGACTAAAAATCATTAAACCGCAATCTGAATATTTGTTAGAAATATCCAGGCCTTTTTCTTTTAATAGATCTTCTGCAATATCTTTCCCTATACTGGCAAGATCTCCTGTTACTATAAGGTCATAATAATCCGGACTTCTTTTTGTATCTTCAAAATGACGGAATATAGTATCAACTGCTGCCGGAGCCATTGCACTACCCATATCATTGGGGTTTTTTTGGCCCATGTCAATTACTTTGCCGATGGTTATAAATGTAATTCTTGGATTGTCATTTTTTAAAGAAATCACTGCAGCACCCGCCCCCGTGACAGTGGTTTGGGCAGTAGGAGGACGTTGATTACCCAGTTCAAGAGGAAAGCGGAACTGTCTTTCGGCAGTGCAAAAATGACTGGAAGTAGCAACTACTACATTTTCTGCAAATCCACCATCAACTATCATCGCTCCAAGGGCCAAACCTTCCGACATTGTAGAACATGCTCCGTATATCCCTAAGAAGGGTATTCCAATATCCCGAGCTGTATAACCGGCTGATATTATTTGATTGAGCAAATCTCCGGCAATAAAATATTCCACAGCATCATAAGGAAGTTTACTGTTTTTTATAGCCATTTCCACAGCTTCCTTCATCATCTTTCTTTCCGCTTTTTCCCAGCTTTTTTCCTGGAAGTACATATCGTTTATTATTAAGTCAAAATAATCTTTTAAAGGACCCTGCCCTTCCTTCGGTCCAACAATTGATGCCACTCCAATAATGGCAGGAGCATTTTCAAGCATTATTGTTTGCTTTCCCACTTTTTTATTAGACATATTTTCCCCTCACAACTTCAAAAAATAGTATAAAATTCCTATAATCATAGAAACCGTAACACCGTATACTATCACCGGACCCGCTACTACGAACATTTTTGCGGCTACCCCAAGAACGAAACCCTCTGCTTTAAATTCCATAGCGGGAGAAACAATGGAATTTGCAAATCCTGTAATTGGAACTATTGACCCCGCACCTGCTCTTTTACCTATCTGATCGTATATTCCCAATCCGGTTAAAAAGGCCCCCAGGAATACCATTGTTATTGAGGTGGCTGCAGGTGCCTGCTTAACTTTATCCAGTCCTAAATTAATATAAAAATTTAATATTATTTGGCCAATAGTACAAATAATTCCTCCTACGATAAAAGCTGAAATTACATTTCGCAAAACGGGTGGCTTAGGTCTTTTGTTTTTTATATATTCTTTATAGTTTTTTTGTTCTAAAGTAATATCGGATCGGGCCATAAAAATCTCCTTTCAAATTAAAGCGAGCACTATATAGTGCTCGCCAATTAAGCTTCTGTGGTCCCATCTACTTTGAACGCAATGGCTACATCTGCTTTGTATTCTACAATTTTGCCATTTTGCACATTGGCAGTTTGATTCAGTACCTCAACTCCAGTTATATTTCTTATCGTCTTTGAAGCGTCTTTTACAGCATTTTCTATTGCTTCCTGCCAGCTATTTTTAGATTCCCCAACTACTTCTATAACCTTCACGGTCATATTTATCCCTCCCAAAAATTAATTACATTAATATTTTTCCCTTCCTTGTTATCAATATTCTCCTCTAAAACTATTACAAATTTGGCGCTTTTTGGTATTTTGTTTTTAATTTCTCTGTAATAAAATAGCCCGCCAAAACTTAATATGAGCATTAAAAAACAAATTATAGCAATTAATAGTTTGGTTTTAAAATTTGCCATTTTAACCACCCCTTTAAAACGTATTATTTTACACGGTAAGCTATTTTATACAGTTTAAAAATAAAAAACTGCGGCCTTCCGCAGTTTCATATCATCATATTTTTTATTTTTTGCAAAATCCTTTTTTCAAGGCGAGAAACTTGCACCTGAGAAATCCCTAATATCTGAGCAATCTGGGTTTGGGTTTTATCTTTAAAATATCTTAAAAATATTATTTTCCTCTCTATTCCTTCAAGTTTCGAAATGGCTTCTTTTAAAGAGATATTATCCAGTACCGAAATCATATCTTCATTATCATCTTCGACTCTATCCAATACGTATATAGGATTAGTATCGTCGTGAAAAGCCACTTCATTTAATGATATGATCGGTTTGGACGCCTCAAGATATATATTCAATTCTTCTACTGAAATTCCCATCTCTTCCGCTATTTCGGTAATTGTAGGTTCTCTGTCCTGCAGCTTTTCCAGATATTCTTTTGTTTTTTGTACCTTATAATGCATCTCCTTTATTTTTCTTGAGATTTTTATGGGATTATTATCTCTTATTTGTCTTTTAATTTCTCCGATTATCATTGGCACGGCGTAGGTAGAAAATTTTACATTATAGGAAAAATCAAACCTGTCAATAGCCTTTAATAATCCTATGGTGCCAATCTGGACTAAATCTTCCAGTTCAAATCCCCTGTTTTCAAATCTTTTTACCACATTATATACAAGTCCTAAATTTTTCTTTATTAGTTTTTCCTTAGCTTCAAGATCTCCGCCTTTTGCCTTTATTAAAAGTTCAATATTTTCATCGCTCATGCTATCTACCTCAAGATTTTTTTGTTTTTAATCTTTTATACATTTTTACTATGGTGCCCTCGCCCGGTTTTGATTCTACTTCCAAGGAATCCATAAAACTTTCCATTATAGTAAAACCCATTCCCGAACGATCAAGTTCCGGTTTTGAAGTCCACAACGGCTGCCTTGCCAGTTCAATGTCTTCTATCCCCTTTCCCCAATCTTGCACCCAAATTTCTATTCCATCTTCGTATAATACAGCTTTTATTCTAATTTTCCCTACACTATCCTCATAACCGTGAATTATAGAATTTGTAACTGCTTCGGATACGGCAGTTTTAATATCCGCAATTTCATCCAATGTAGGGTCTAACTGTGATGCAAAGGCTGCCACTACTACCCTGGCAAAGGATTCATTCTGGGACTTACTCAAAAAATCTATTATCATTTCATTAAGCTTTTCCATAAAACCACTCCTCATATTTTTTCTAAAGCATCATTTTCATCCGTGTAACACGGTATGATGTTAAAAAGGCCGGATATATCAAATACTTTTTTTATTCGTTCATTAACATTGCAAACCCCCAAAGCACCTCCTACGGATTTAATACTTTTATATCTCCCCAGCAGCATTCCTATACCGGAACTGTCCATAAAAGTAACGTTTTTAAAATTAAAAATTATTTTTTTTATATTTTTTCTACTCATC includes:
- a CDS encoding acyl-CoA dehydratase activase-related protein, whose amino-acid sequence is MVIGIPRGLFYYLYFPLWKSFFENLGCEVVISSKTNKKIMEDGLKNCVDDACLPVKVFHGHVIDLKGKCDYIYIPRIISTNKREYICPKFMGLPDMVYNSIEIDIPIIDDEIDLYKSNMSLYKHFYGIGQKLGKPKKDVIKAFLLALHNFKSHIKLIKKKQIIPYMSTIENPEGGYKYNVLLLGHPYNIYDEYVSMNLIKKLNDYRVKVLTPDVIDEKEILKGTSYLNKKLFWTLEKNIVGSAFSKIYSKEVDGIIYVASFGCGPDSIIGDLLKIKIEDNYEIPFLQLNLDEHSGQAGFDTRLEAFIDILERR
- the spoVAE gene encoding stage V sporulation protein AE; the encoded protein is MEYLKAFIVGGLICVIGQLLMDLTGLTPAHVLVLFVSLGAILSGLGIYQQLVDFAGAGASIPLPGFGHTLTKGVIEHVNTYGILGIFTGGFSSAAAGISAAIFFGYLMSILFNPKQK
- the spoVAD gene encoding stage V sporulation protein AD, coding for MSNKKVGKQTIMLENAPAIIGVASIVGPKEGQGPLKDYFDLIINDMYFQEKSWEKAERKMMKEAVEMAIKNSKLPYDAVEYFIAGDLLNQIISAGYTARDIGIPFLGIYGACSTMSEGLALGAMIVDGGFAENVVVATSSHFCTAERQFRFPLELGNQRPPTAQTTVTGAGAAVISLKNDNPRITFITIGKVIDMGQKNPNDMGSAMAPAAVDTIFRHFEDTKRSPDYYDLIVTGDLASIGKDIAEDLLKEKGLDISNKYSDCGLMIFSPNQDVHAGGSGCGCAATVFCGYIYKEMKKGRFNKVLLVATGALMSTTSTQQGESIPCIAHAVAIENL
- the spoVAC gene encoding stage V sporulation protein AC — encoded protein: MARSDITLEQKNYKEYIKNKRPKPPVLRNVISAFIVGGIICTIGQIILNFYINLGLDKVKQAPAATSITMVFLGAFLTGLGIYDQIGKRAGAGSIVPITGFANSIVSPAMEFKAEGFVLGVAAKMFVVAGPVIVYGVTVSMIIGILYYFLKL
- a CDS encoding dodecin family protein, which gives rise to MTVKVIEVVGESKNSWQEAIENAVKDASKTIRNITGVEVLNQTANVQNGKIVEYKADVAIAFKVDGTTEA
- a CDS encoding SigB/SigF/SigG family RNA polymerase sigma factor — its product is MSDENIELLIKAKGGDLEAKEKLIKKNLGLVYNVVKRFENRGFELEDLVQIGTIGLLKAIDRFDFSYNVKFSTYAVPMIIGEIKRQIRDNNPIKISRKIKEMHYKVQKTKEYLEKLQDREPTITEIAEEMGISVEELNIYLEASKPIISLNEVAFHDDTNPIYVLDRVEDDNEDMISVLDNISLKEAISKLEGIERKIIFLRYFKDKTQTQIAQILGISQVQVSRLEKRILQKIKNMMI
- the spoIIAB gene encoding anti-sigma F factor; protein product: MEKLNEMIIDFLSKSQNESFARVVVAAFASQLDPTLDEIADIKTAVSEAVTNSIIHGYEDSVGKIRIKAVLYEDGIEIWVQDWGKGIEDIELARQPLWTSKPELDRSGMGFTIMESFMDSLEVESKPGEGTIVKMYKRLKTKKS
- the spoIIAA gene encoding anti-sigma F factor antagonist — its product is MLHEGVTFRYINDVMIVNLKGELDHHVAARIKDDIDYVMSRKNIKKIIFNFKNVTFMDSSGIGMLLGRYKSIKSVGGALGVCNVNERIKKVFDISGLFNIIPCYTDENDALEKI